In Triticum urartu cultivar G1812 chromosome 6, Tu2.1, whole genome shotgun sequence, the following proteins share a genomic window:
- the LOC125512632 gene encoding uncharacterized protein LOC125512632 encodes MVRTTTTTGNREVMPVIQMALVDECRCCNAPTRPWPPYSSASGGATMELLGSGGGAPMERSTPAAELQWSARRRRQSCNGAARRRRRSCNGAARRRRRSFNGALDADDGAAMEQLDAGGGAAMKLQVADYGAAMERSSTPPPCSDAPLPRLVPVLQRCACEWLGAASLAALGGSPLQ; translated from the exons ATGGTAAGGACCACCACAACAACGGGGAACCGGGAGGTGATGCCGGTGATACAAATGGCGCTCGTCGATGAATGCCGGTGCTGCAATGCACCAACGCGTCCATGGCCGCCG TACTCGAGCGCCAGCGGCGGAGCTACAATGGAGCTGCTCGGCTCAGGCGGCGGAGCTCCAATGGAGCGCTCGACGCCGGCGGCGGAGCTCCAATGGAGCGCTCGACGCCGGCGGCAGAGCTGCAATGGAGCCGCTCGGCGCAGGCGGCGGAGCTGCAATGGAGCCGCTCGGCGTAGGCGGCGGAGCTTCAATGGAGCGCTCGACGCCGACGACGGAGCTGCAATGGAGCAGCTCGACGCAGGTGGCGGAGCTGCAATGAAGCTGCAAGTCGCCGACTACGGAGCTGCAATGGAGCGCTCGTCGACGCCTCCCCCCTGCTCCGATGCACCACTCCCGCGACTGGTCCCGGTGCTCCAGCGCTGCGCTTGTGAATGGCTCGGTGCAGCGTCGTTGGCAGCTCTTGGGGGCAGCCCGTTGCAGTGA